The Pseudomonas sp. MH9.2 genomic interval CACATGAGCCAGCACTTGACCTGAAAGGGGGGGGATTAAGCTGCCTTATTAAGTAGCAGCAATAGGCGTCATCCATGAATACCCAGAGCATCATCGTCCCGCAGATTTCCGACTTTCCGGCTCACGAGGCCCGAGCCCGGCTGATCCTGCGCTGGCTGATGAACAAGAACATCATCGAGCAAGAATTGACCACCTGCGGCCGCAGTTTCAGCAAGATGGCCTATGCCGTTGCGCCCGGTGCCCGTGATGTCGTCGAGAATCCTGATGCCCTGCCATTCGGGCAAGCGATCAACGGTCTGGAGATCGTCACCAAGCGTTGTATCTTTACTCCGCTGACCGATTTCGCTGAAGAGGCTGGCTGCCCTGAATGCAGAAAAGAAGTGGGTGAAGCACTGTTCGACAGTCTGGAAGAGTGGATGCCGGGGCACACCGATAACTTCATCTGCCCGGAATGCGGGCATGAAGACGACATCAATGGCTTTCTGTTCCTGCAAGCCTGCGGTTTTTCCAACCTGGGTTTTATCTTCAATAACTGGCTGGACGCCTCGTTCAAGCAGAGCTTTCTCGATGAATTCGCCGAGCGTCTGGATCGTCCGGTTTCGTTAGTCAACGTGCATTTGGACGCTGATTGATAATAGGCTGAGGTTTACATTGAGCAGGCAGGTCCGTATGGGTATAATGGCGCGCTTCCAATTTCCCGCTCGGGAGCCCCCGCGATGCTGCGTATCAGCCAAGAAGCTCTAACCTTCGACGACATTCTCCTAGTGCCCGGTTATTCCGAGGTGCTTCCTAACGAAGTTAGTTTGAAGACACGTTTGACACGTGGCATCGAGCTTAATATTCCGCTGGTCTCTGCCGCGATGGATACCGTGACTGAAGCCCGTCTGGCAATTGCCATGGCTCAGGAAGGTGGTATCGGTATTATCCACAAGAACATGACCATCGAGCAGCAAGCTGCCGAAGTGCGTAAGGTCAAGAAGTTCGAAGCCGGTGTAGTCAAGGACCCCATTACCATCGAGGCAGATGCCACGGTACGTGATCTGTTCGAACTGACGCATCTGCACAATATTTCCGGCGTACCGGTGATGCACAATGGCGACCTGGTCGGCATCGTGACGTCTCGGGATGTGCGCTTCGAAAACCGTCTGGATGTTCCTGTTCGGGAAGTGATGACGCCTAAAGAGCGTCTCGTCACTGTTCGTGAAGGCGCCGACAAGAACGAAGTGCGTGAGCTGCTGCACAGGCATCGTCTGGAAAAAGTCCTGATCGTCGACGACAAGTTCGCGCTCAAGGGCATGATGACCGTCAAGGACATCGAAAAAGCCAAGGCCTACCCATTGGCGAGCAAGGACGATCAAGGTCGTCTGCGTGTCGGCGCTGCGGTTGGTACCGGCAAGGACACTGCCGAACGCGTTGCAGCCCTGGTTTCCGCCGGCGTTGACGTGGTGGTGGTCGACACCGCTCACGGCCACTCCAAGGGCGTGATCGATCGCGTCCGTTGGGTCAAACAGAATTTCCCTGAAGTGCAGGTCATCGGCGGCAACATCGCTACCGGCGCTGCTGCCAAGGCGTTGGCTGAAGCGGGTGCCGATGCGGTCAAGGTCGGTATCGGTCCTGGCTCCATCTGCACTACGCGCATCGTTGCCGGTGTCGGCGTGCCGCAAATCAGCGCCATCGCCAACGTCGCCGCGGCCCTTGAAGGCACGGGCGTTCCGTTGATCGCCGATGGCGGCATCCGTTATTCGGGTGACCTGTCCAAAGCCATCGTGGCCGGTGCTTCCTGCGTGATGATGGGCTCGATGTTTGCCGGTACCGAAGAGGCGCCAGGTGAAATCGAACTGTTCCAGGGTCGCTCCTACAAGGCTTACCGCGGTATGGGTTCGTTGGGTGCGATGTCTCAGGCGCAGGGCTCATCTGACCGTTACTTCCAGGACTCTTCCGAGGGTGCCGAGAAGCTGGTGCCGGAAGGCATCGAAGGCCGGGTCGCTTACAAAGGCTCGCTGAGCGCTATCGTTCACCAATTGATGGGCGGCCTGCGTTCATCCATGGGTTACACCGGCAGCGCCACGATCGAAGAGATGCGCACCAAGCCAGAATTCGTGCGTATCACCGGTGCCGGCATGGCTGAGTCCCACGTCCACGACGTGCAGATCACCAAAGAAGCGCCGAACTACCGCGTAGGTTAAAAGCGCTATCCAGTGTCATCTAAATAATCGGGGCTGCTAGCAGCCCCGTGTTGTTTCCGAATTCCACCGAGAGAATGAGTCATGGCCCTCGACATTCACGCCCACCGCATCCTGATCCTCGACTTCGGTTCCCAGTACACCCAACTGATTGCCCGCCGCGTGCGTGAGATCGGCGTGTATTGCGAGCTGCATCCGTTCGACATGGACGACGAAGCGATTCGCGCATTCAACCCACGCGGGATCATTCTCGCCGGTGGCCCTGAGTCCGTACACGAAGCTGATAGCCCGCGTGCGCCAAAGGCCGTGTTTGACCTGAACGTGCCAGTCTTCGGAATTTGCTACGGCATGCAGACCATGGCTGAACAGCTGGGCGGTCGGGTGGAAGGTTCCGAGCTGCGCGAATTCGGTTACGCCCGAGTCGATGTGGTTGGCAAGAGCCGCCTCCTCGATGGTATTGAAGATCACGTTGATCCAGACGGTCTTTACGGCCTTGACGTGTGGATGAGCCACGGCGACAAAGTGACTGAAATCCCTGAAGGCTTTCACGTGCTGGCAAGCACCCCGAGTTGCTCGATTGCCGGCATGGCCGACGACTCGCGCGGCTACTACGGTGTGCAGTTCCACCCGGAAGTAACCCATACCAAGCAGGGCGGTCGCATCCTGTCGCGCTTCATTCTCGACATCTGCGGCTGCGAAGCGTTGTGGACGCCGTCGCACATCGCTGAAGACGCCATCGCGCATGTCCGTGCCCTGGTTGGCACCGATAACGTGCTGCTCGGTCTGTCCGGCGGTGTCGATTCTTCGGTGGTTGCGGCATTGCTGCACAAAGCCATCGGCGATCAACTGACCTGCGTATTCGTAGACAACGGCCTGCTGCGTCTGCACGAAGGCGAGCAAGTGATGGCCATGTTCGCCGAGAACATGGGTGTCAAAGTGATCCGCGCCAACGCTGCCGATCAGTTCCTCGACAATCTGGCGGGCGAGAGCGATCCAGAGAAGAAGCGCAAAATCATCGGTCGTACCTTCATCGATGTGTTCGATGCCGAATCCTGCAAGCTGGACAACATCAAGTACCTGGCTCAGGGCACCATCTACCCGGACGTGATCGAGTCGGCTGGCGCGAAAAGCGGCAAGGCTCATGTGATCAAGTCGCACCACAACGTGGGTGGCTTGCCGGACGAGATGAACCTGAAACTGGTCGAGCCGTTGCGCGAACTGTTCAAGGATGAAGTCCGCCGCCTGGGTCTCGAACTCGGCCTGCCGTACGACATGGTTTACCGTCACCCATTCCCGGGCCCGGGTCTCGGTGTACGGATTCTCGGTGAAGTGAAAAGGGAGTACGCCGACCTGTTGCGTCGCGCTGACCACATTTTCATCGAAGAGCTGCGCAAGGCTGACTGGTATCACAAGGTCAGCCAGGCATTCGTGGTGTTCCAGCCGGTTAAATCGGTCGGTGTGGTGGGCGATGCCCGTCGTTACGCTTGGGTTGTCGCCCTGCGTGCAGTGGAAACCGTCGACTTCATGACCGCACGTTGGGCGCACCTGCCTTACGAGCTGCTGGAAACCGTCAGCGGCCGCATCATCAATGAAATCGAAGGCATCTCCCGCGTCACGTACGACGTGTCGAGCAAGCCGCCAGCGACTATTGAGTGGGAATGATCTGATCGCGGCGGCAGCTTTGCAGCGCTGAAATGATTCAATCTATAAGGGCAGCCTAGGCTGCCCTTATTTTTTTTCAAATGCAGGTGTATCGTATTCGCCCTTGGCATCTGTTCTCAGGTGTGTGCGGGCCATCCGGCTCCACTCTGTTTTATTCTTGAGGTGCTTGCGCTTATGTCCTTTACCCGTCGACAAATACTCGGAGGTCTGGCCGGTCTTGCCGTGGTTGGTTTGGGCGCAGGTGGCGCTTCGCGCTATTGGCTGGGGCGCAGGAATTCCGAGGCGGGCCACGACTACGAGCTGATTGCCGCGCCATTGGATCTGGAGCTGGTGTCTAGCCATCAGACGCCGGCCTGGGCATTCGGTGGCTCTGCGCCGGGCACTGAGTTGCGGGTGCGTCAGGGCGAGTGGCTGCGAGTACGGTTCATCAACAAGCTGCCGGTGCCGACCACGATTCACTGGCACGGGATCCGTTTGCCGCTGGAAATGGACGGCGTGCCGTACGTTTCGCAGCTGCCTGTGTTGCCGGGGGAGTATTTCGATTACAGGTTTCGCGTGCCGGACGCTGGCAGCTACTGGTATCACCCACATGTGAATAGCAGTGAAGAGTTGGGTCGCGGGCTGGTCGGGCCGTTGATCGTCGAAGAGCGTGAGCCGACCGGTTTCCTGCATGAGCGGACCCTGAGCCTGAAAAGCTGGCATGTTGACGAAGAGGGGGCGTTCACCGCTTTCAGTGTGTCTCGTGAAGCCGCGCGCGGCGGTACGGCGGGGCGATTATCGACTATTAATGGCGTGCCGCAGGCCGTCATTGACTTGCCTGCCGGGCAGATTGTCCGGGTCAGGCTACTCAATCTCGACAATACCCTGACTTATCGCCTGAACATGCCCGGTGTCGAGGCGCAGATCTACGCGCTGGACGGTAATCCGGTCAAGCCACGGCCGTTGGGTAAGGAATATTGGCTGGGGCCGGGCATGCGCATTTGTCTGGCGATCAAGGTGCCAGCGGCGGGTGAAGAGATTTCGCTGCGCAATGGTCCGGTACGTCTGGGAACCTTTCGTTCGGTTGCCAACAGCGACGCAGCTGGCGAATGGCCTCCGGCGTTGCCGGTCAATCCAGTTTCCGAACCTGACATGGCTAACGCCGAGAAGCTCAACTTCAATTTCGAATGGGTGGGCTCCGTGTCGGTGAACGTCGACAATGGTGCACCACCGAGCTTGTGGCAGATCAATGGCAAGGCATGGGATATCACCGACAAGACCTGCGCCGACCGGCCCATCGCCAAGCTGCAAAAGGGTAGAAGCTACATCTTCGAGTTGAAGAACATGACGCAGTATCAGCACCCGATCCACTTGCACGGCATGAGTTTCAAGGTCATCGGGTCGAACCGCAGGACGATCATTCCGTACTTCACCGACACCTACCTGCTCGGTAAAAACGAGCGGGCACGTGTCGCGCTGGTAGCCGATAATCCGGGCGTGTGGATGTTCCACTGCCATGTGATCGACCACATGGAAACCGGGCTAATGGCCGCAATAGAGGTGTCCTGATGAGGCAGTCGCAGATTATTGATCGCAGTCAGGATCAACATTTCATGCGTGAGGCAATGGCGCTGGCCTCGCAGGGCGCAGCTTTGGGTGAAGTGCCCGTGGGCGCAATAGTGGTGCAGAACGGCGAAATTATCGGACGCGGGTTCAATTGCCCTATCAGCGGCAGCGACCCCAGCGCCCACGCCGAGATGGTCGCCATTCGCTCCGCAGCTCAGGCGCTCAGTAATTATCGGCTACCGGGCAGCACCCTCTACGTCACCCTCGAACCGTGCAGCATGTGCGCGGGCCTGATTGTGCATTCACGCATCGCTCGTGTGGTGTACGGTGCGCTTGAACCCAAGGCCGGTATTGTTCAGAGTCAGGGGCAGTTTTTCAGTCAGGCCTTTCTCAACCATCGGGTGTTGTTCGAAGGGGGGGTGCTGGCGGAGGAATGCGGGAGGATGCTGAGTGAGTTCTTCAAGATGCGCCGGGCGAAGGGTTGAGTTCGCTGGCGCGATAGGCCTGAGCCGACGCTTAAAGCGTCGGGTTTTCTTCAGTCGGTTTGGTCTTGTCCACGCCCGGCACATGCAGGTTGCCGTCGGCGACCTGACTGCCTTCAAGCTGCGGCTGGGTGACCCATGTGAGGATGTCGTAATAGCGACGGATGTTGGCGACAAAGTGCACGGGTTCGCCGCCTCGGGCATAACCGTAACGGGTTTTGCTGAACCATTTTTTTTGCGCTAGACGCGGTAACATTTTTTTTACGTCCAGCCATTTATTTGGATTCAGGCCTTCGTTCTCGGCCAATTTGCGCGCATCGTCCAGATGACCGCTACCGACGTTATAGGCCGCAAGTGCTAACCATGTACGGTCAGGTTCCTGAATCTTGTCGTCCAACTGATCCTTCATGTAGGCAAAGTACTTTGAGCCGCCGTCGATGCTTTGCTTGGCATCCAACCGGTTGGACACACCCATGGCCTGCGCCGTGTTTTGGGTCAGCATCATCAAACCCCGTACGCCGGTTTTTGACGTGACGCTGGGCTGCCATAACGATTCCTGATAACCGATGGCAGCCAGCAATCGCCAATCCACCTGCTCTTCCTTGCCTGCCGACCGGAAATGTTTTTCATAGTGCGGCAAACGCTGCTGAAGGTGTTGGGCGAAGGTGTAGGCCCCCATGTATCCAAGGACGTCGACATGCCCGTAATAGCGATCTTTCAAGCGCTGTAGCGTGCCGTTCTTCTCGACTTTGTCGAGGAAGTTGTTGATCTCGTTCAGCAGGCTGTTGTCTTCGCCCAGCGCGACGGCCCAGCGCTGATCACGGCTATCGCCCAGGTCGAAGGCAACGCGCACGTTCGGGAAGTACACCTGATTCATTGCCAATTCATTGGAGTCGACCAGGGTCAGGTCAATTTGGCCCTCATCCACCATGCGCAGCAGATCGACCACTTCCACTGCGTCGGACTCTTCGTACTCCAGTGTCGGCATTTTCAGTTTCAGTGCGGCCAGCTGTTCGGCATGGCTGCTGCCCTTGAGCACCATGATCTTCTTTCCGATCAAATCGCCAGCGTCGGTCGGGCGCGACTGGCCGTTGCGGTAGATGATCTGGGGGGTGACTTGCAGGTACGGATGGGAAAAACGGGCTTGCAGCTTGCGTGTGTCGGTAGCGACCAGGCCCGCAGCAGCCAGCACTGGGCCTCCGGGCTTCTGCAACTGATCGAATAAATCATCAAGATTGTCGGCGGTTTCGATCTTCAGTTCGACCCCAAGATCCTTGGCGAAGCGCTTGACCAGCTCGTATTCGAAACCGGTTTCACCGTTGCGATCCTGGAAATAAGTGGCCGGGCTGTTACGAGTGACCACGCGCAGAATGCCGTCCTCCTTGACTCGCTCCAGTGTGTTGGGTTTATCAACACAGGCGCCGAGCATTAGGAAGAGTCCGGTTGCGATGAGCCATTTGGCACAGCGCGGGCGGAAAGCGGATTGGGAAAACATAGGTGCAGTATACGCAAAGGACCCCGACCGCCATATCTCGACAGTGAGGGCCTTGTCTGATAGAGCGGAGTCGTTCTCGGGTCACCGACATCAGGCGATGCTGGAAACCACCGTTCTGGGTGCTGAAAGGGGCGGTTTAGGCTAGAATGTATGGCCTCAAAGCACACCCCTTCCCGAGGCTGTCCCGAAGATGTTGATCCTGCGCGGTGCTCCTGCCCTTTCTGCCTTCCGCCACAGCAAATTACTTGAACAGCTGAAACAAAAAGTTTCAGCTGTCAGTGGCTTGTACGCTGAATTCGCCCACTTCGCTGAGGTCACTGGCGTTCTGACCGATGAAGAACAGCAGGTCCTTGCCCGCCTTCTGAAATACGGCCCGAGTGTGCCGGTTCAAGAGCCGAGCGGCCGGCTGTTTCTGGTGTTGCCGCGTTTTGGCACTATTTCACCCTGGTCGAGCAAGGCCAGCGATATTGCCCGCAACTGCGGTCTGGCAAAAATTCAGCGCCTTGAGCGCGGTATCGCTTTCTATGTAGAAGGCCAGTTCAGCGACGTCGAGGCCGAGCTGATTGCTGGCGCTCTGCATGACCGCATGACGCAGCTGGTGTTGGGCACGCTGGAACAGGCCGCCGGTCTGTTCCGCCATGCCGAACCCAAGCCGCTGACGGCCATCGATGTTCTGGGTGGCGGTCGCGTGGCGCTGGAAAAAGCCAACATCGAGCTGGGCCTGGCCCTGGCCGATGATGAAATCGATTATTTGGTGACCAGCTTCGAGACATTGGGGCGCAATCCCCATGACATCGAATTGATGATGTTCGCCCAGGCCAACTCTGAGCATTGCCGCCACAAAATCTTCAATGCCAGCTGGGATATCGACGGCCAGAACCAGGAAAAAAGCCTGTTCGGCATGATCAAGAACACTTTCCAGATGCATGGCGAAGGTGTCCTCTCTGCCTATAAGGACAACGCTGCGGTCATCGAAGGCCCTGTGGCGGGTCGTTTCTTCCCGAACCCTGAAACCCGTCAGTACGGCGCGGTGCAGGAGCCGGTGCACATCTTGATGAAGGTCGAGACCCACAACCACCCAACCGCGATTGCTCCGTTCCCGGGTGCCTCTACCGGCTCCGGCGGCGAGATTCGTGACGAGGGTGCGACCGGTCGCGGCGCCAAGCCAAAAGCCGGCCTGACCGGTTTTACCGTGTCGAACCTGCTGATTCCCGGTTTTGAACAGCCGTGGGAAGTGCCTTACGGCAAACCCGAGCGCATCGTGACGGCGCTGGACATCATGCTTGAAGGCCCGCTGGGCGGCGCGGCGTTCAACAACGAATTTGGGCGTCCGGCCCTGACCGGTTACTTCCGCACCTTCGAACAATCGATCAGCACCCCGCACGGCGATGAAGTCCGTGGTTACCACAAGCCGATCATGCTGGCTGGCGGTATGGGCAACATCCGTGATGAACACGTACAGAAAGCCGAGATCACTGTCGGCTCCAAGCTGATCGTGCTCGGTGGTCCGGCCATGTTGATTGGTCTGGGTGGCGGTGCAGCGTCATCGATGGCGACCGGCACCAGCTCGGCGGATCTGGATTTTGCTTCGGTTCAGCGTGAAAACCCTGAAATGGAGCGTCGCTGTCAGGAAGTGATCGACCGTTGCTGGCAGTTGGGCGATCAAAACCCGATCAGCTTTATCCATGACGTCGGCGCGGGCGGTCTGTCCAATGCCTTCCCTGAACTGGTCAACGATGGCGGACGAGGCGGTCGTTTCGAGCTGCGCAACATTCCAAATGACGAGCCGGGCATGGCCCCGCTGGAAATCTGGAGCAACGAATCACAAGAACGTTATGTGATGGCGGTTGGCGCTGCGGATTTCGAGCGCTTCAAAGCCATTTGCGAACGTGAGCGTTGCCCGTTTGCCGTCGTCGGTGAAGCCACTGCCGAGCCGCAACTGACGGTGACCGACAGCCACTTCGGCAACAGCCCGGTGGACATGCCGCTGGAAGTGCTGCTGGGCAAGGCGCCGCGCATGCACCGTTCGGCGACTCGCGAAAGCGAACTGGGCGATGATTTCGACCCGAGCACCCTGGATATCGACGGGTGTGTGCAGCGCGTTTTGCATCACCCGGCCGTCGCCAGCAAAAGCTTCCTGATCACCATCGGCGACCGGACCATCACCGGTCTGGTTGCTCGCGATCAAATGGTAGGTCCGTGGCAAGTGCCCGTGGCCGACTGTGCCGTGACTGCTACCAGTTTCGATGTGAACACCGGTGAAGCCATGGCCATGGGCGAGCGTACGCCGCTGGCGCTGCTGGACGCTCCGGCGTCCGGGCGTATGGCGATTGGCGAGACCCTGACCAACATCGTTGCTTCGCGCATTGCGAAAATTTCCGACATCAAACTGTCGGCCAACTGGATGTCCGCTGCCGGTCACCCCGGTGAAGACGCCCGTTTGTATGACACAGTGAAAGCGGTTGGCATGGAGTTGTGCCCTGAACTGGGCATCACCATCCCGGTGGGCAAGGACTCAATGTCCATGAAAACCCAGTGGCGCGATGACGGCACCGAGAAGAGCGTGACGTCGCCGCTGTCGTTGATCGTGACCGGCTTTGCCCCGGTGGTCGACATCCGCCAGACCCTGACGCCAGAGCTGCGCATGGACAAGGGCGAAACCGATCTGATCCTGATTGATCTGGGTCGTGGTCAGAACCGCATGGGCGCCTCGATTCTCGCCCAGGTTCACGGCAAGTTGGGTCGTGTCGCACCCGACGTGGATGATGCTGAAGACCTCAAGGCGTTCTTCGCTGTGATCCAGGGTCTGAATGCTGACGGCCACTTGCTGGCTTATCACGACCGTTCCGACGGTGGTCTGTTGGTTACCACTCTGGAAATGGCCTTCGCCGGCCACTGCGGTTTGAACCTGTACCTGGACAGCCTGGCAGAAACCTCCGCCGAACTGGCAGCCATACTGTTCAACGAAGAGCTGGGCGCAGTGATTCAGGTTCACCAGGATGATACGCCGGTGGTGCTTGCACAGTTCAGCGCGGCCGGGCTTCAGGATTGCGTCGCGGTCATCGGTCAGCCGGTGAACAACGATGAAGTGGCGGTCAGCTTCAACGGTGATCCGGTGTTTGCCGGTCAACGTCGTTCGCTACAACGTCAGTGGGCCGAGACCAGTTATCAAATCCAGCGTCTGCGTGACAACGTCGAATGCGCCGAGCAAGAGTTCGACGTACTGCTTGAAGAAGACAACCCTGGCCTGAGTATCAAGCTGGGCTTCGATGTGAACGAAAACATCAGCGCGCCGTACATCAAGAAAGGCATTCGTCCGCAAGTGGCGGTTCTGCGTGAGCAGGGCGTCAACGGTCAGGTCGAGATGGCGGCGGCGTTCGATCGCGCCGGCTTCAACGCCATCGACGTACACATGAGCGATATTCTTGCCGGTAGCGTTGATCTGAATGAGTTCAAAGGTCTGGTGGCCTGCGGTGGTTTCTCCTACGGCGACGTGCTCGGCGCGGGCGAAGGCTGGGCCAAGTCGGCCCTGTTCAACAGCCGCGCGCGGGATGCTTTCCAGAACTTCTTCGAGCGTCAGGACAGCTTCACGCTTGGCGTGTGTAACGGTTGCCAGATGTTGTCCAACCTTCGCGAACTGGTTCCAGGCAGCGAGTTCTGGCCTCACTTCGTGCGCAACCGCTCTGAGCAGTTCGAAGCACGGGTAGCGATGGTTCAGGTTCAGGAATCAGCGTCGATCTTCCTACAGGGTATGGCCGGTTCGCGCATGCCGATCGCCATTGCTCACGGTGAGGGTCTGGCTGAGTTCCGCAACGA includes:
- a CDS encoding sugar ABC transporter ATPase, encoding MNTQSIIVPQISDFPAHEARARLILRWLMNKNIIEQELTTCGRSFSKMAYAVAPGARDVVENPDALPFGQAINGLEIVTKRCIFTPLTDFAEEAGCPECRKEVGEALFDSLEEWMPGHTDNFICPECGHEDDINGFLFLQACGFSNLGFIFNNWLDASFKQSFLDEFAERLDRPVSLVNVHLDAD
- the guaA gene encoding glutamine-hydrolyzing GMP synthase — translated: MALDIHAHRILILDFGSQYTQLIARRVREIGVYCELHPFDMDDEAIRAFNPRGIILAGGPESVHEADSPRAPKAVFDLNVPVFGICYGMQTMAEQLGGRVEGSELREFGYARVDVVGKSRLLDGIEDHVDPDGLYGLDVWMSHGDKVTEIPEGFHVLASTPSCSIAGMADDSRGYYGVQFHPEVTHTKQGGRILSRFILDICGCEALWTPSHIAEDAIAHVRALVGTDNVLLGLSGGVDSSVVAALLHKAIGDQLTCVFVDNGLLRLHEGEQVMAMFAENMGVKVIRANAADQFLDNLAGESDPEKKRKIIGRTFIDVFDAESCKLDNIKYLAQGTIYPDVIESAGAKSGKAHVIKSHHNVGGLPDEMNLKLVEPLRELFKDEVRRLGLELGLPYDMVYRHPFPGPGLGVRILGEVKREYADLLRRADHIFIEELRKADWYHKVSQAFVVFQPVKSVGVVGDARRYAWVVALRAVETVDFMTARWAHLPYELLETVSGRIINEIEGISRVTYDVSSKPPATIEWE
- the purL gene encoding phosphoribosylformylglycinamidine synthase → MLILRGAPALSAFRHSKLLEQLKQKVSAVSGLYAEFAHFAEVTGVLTDEEQQVLARLLKYGPSVPVQEPSGRLFLVLPRFGTISPWSSKASDIARNCGLAKIQRLERGIAFYVEGQFSDVEAELIAGALHDRMTQLVLGTLEQAAGLFRHAEPKPLTAIDVLGGGRVALEKANIELGLALADDEIDYLVTSFETLGRNPHDIELMMFAQANSEHCRHKIFNASWDIDGQNQEKSLFGMIKNTFQMHGEGVLSAYKDNAAVIEGPVAGRFFPNPETRQYGAVQEPVHILMKVETHNHPTAIAPFPGASTGSGGEIRDEGATGRGAKPKAGLTGFTVSNLLIPGFEQPWEVPYGKPERIVTALDIMLEGPLGGAAFNNEFGRPALTGYFRTFEQSISTPHGDEVRGYHKPIMLAGGMGNIRDEHVQKAEITVGSKLIVLGGPAMLIGLGGGAASSMATGTSSADLDFASVQRENPEMERRCQEVIDRCWQLGDQNPISFIHDVGAGGLSNAFPELVNDGGRGGRFELRNIPNDEPGMAPLEIWSNESQERYVMAVGAADFERFKAICERERCPFAVVGEATAEPQLTVTDSHFGNSPVDMPLEVLLGKAPRMHRSATRESELGDDFDPSTLDIDGCVQRVLHHPAVASKSFLITIGDRTITGLVARDQMVGPWQVPVADCAVTATSFDVNTGEAMAMGERTPLALLDAPASGRMAIGETLTNIVASRIAKISDIKLSANWMSAAGHPGEDARLYDTVKAVGMELCPELGITIPVGKDSMSMKTQWRDDGTEKSVTSPLSLIVTGFAPVVDIRQTLTPELRMDKGETDLILIDLGRGQNRMGASILAQVHGKLGRVAPDVDDAEDLKAFFAVIQGLNADGHLLAYHDRSDGGLLVTTLEMAFAGHCGLNLYLDSLAETSAELAAILFNEELGAVIQVHQDDTPVVLAQFSAAGLQDCVAVIGQPVNNDEVAVSFNGDPVFAGQRRSLQRQWAETSYQIQRLRDNVECAEQEFDVLLEEDNPGLSIKLGFDVNENISAPYIKKGIRPQVAVLREQGVNGQVEMAAAFDRAGFNAIDVHMSDILAGSVDLNEFKGLVACGGFSYGDVLGAGEGWAKSALFNSRARDAFQNFFERQDSFTLGVCNGCQMLSNLRELVPGSEFWPHFVRNRSEQFEARVAMVQVQESASIFLQGMAGSRMPIAIAHGEGLAEFRNENALLEADVSGCVAMRFVDNHGKVTETYPANPNGSPRGITGLTSRDGRVTIMMPHPERVFRAVQNSWCPEEWDEDGAWMRMFRNARVWVN
- the tadA gene encoding tRNA adenosine(34) deaminase TadA, yielding MRQSQIIDRSQDQHFMREAMALASQGAALGEVPVGAIVVQNGEIIGRGFNCPISGSDPSAHAEMVAIRSAAQALSNYRLPGSTLYVTLEPCSMCAGLIVHSRIARVVYGALEPKAGIVQSQGQFFSQAFLNHRVLFEGGVLAEECGRMLSEFFKMRRAKG
- the guaB gene encoding IMP dehydrogenase, with amino-acid sequence MLRISQEALTFDDILLVPGYSEVLPNEVSLKTRLTRGIELNIPLVSAAMDTVTEARLAIAMAQEGGIGIIHKNMTIEQQAAEVRKVKKFEAGVVKDPITIEADATVRDLFELTHLHNISGVPVMHNGDLVGIVTSRDVRFENRLDVPVREVMTPKERLVTVREGADKNEVRELLHRHRLEKVLIVDDKFALKGMMTVKDIEKAKAYPLASKDDQGRLRVGAAVGTGKDTAERVAALVSAGVDVVVVDTAHGHSKGVIDRVRWVKQNFPEVQVIGGNIATGAAAKALAEAGADAVKVGIGPGSICTTRIVAGVGVPQISAIANVAAALEGTGVPLIADGGIRYSGDLSKAIVAGASCVMMGSMFAGTEEAPGEIELFQGRSYKAYRGMGSLGAMSQAQGSSDRYFQDSSEGAEKLVPEGIEGRVAYKGSLSAIVHQLMGGLRSSMGYTGSATIEEMRTKPEFVRITGAGMAESHVHDVQITKEAPNYRVG
- a CDS encoding multicopper oxidase family protein translates to MSFTRRQILGGLAGLAVVGLGAGGASRYWLGRRNSEAGHDYELIAAPLDLELVSSHQTPAWAFGGSAPGTELRVRQGEWLRVRFINKLPVPTTIHWHGIRLPLEMDGVPYVSQLPVLPGEYFDYRFRVPDAGSYWYHPHVNSSEELGRGLVGPLIVEEREPTGFLHERTLSLKSWHVDEEGAFTAFSVSREAARGGTAGRLSTINGVPQAVIDLPAGQIVRVRLLNLDNTLTYRLNMPGVEAQIYALDGNPVKPRPLGKEYWLGPGMRICLAIKVPAAGEEISLRNGPVRLGTFRSVANSDAAGEWPPALPVNPVSEPDMANAEKLNFNFEWVGSVSVNVDNGAPPSLWQINGKAWDITDKTCADRPIAKLQKGRSYIFELKNMTQYQHPIHLHGMSFKVIGSNRRTIIPYFTDTYLLGKNERARVALVADNPGVWMFHCHVIDHMETGLMAAIEVS
- the mltF gene encoding membrane-bound lytic murein transglycosylase MltF, producing the protein MFSQSAFRPRCAKWLIATGLFLMLGACVDKPNTLERVKEDGILRVVTRNSPATYFQDRNGETGFEYELVKRFAKDLGVELKIETADNLDDLFDQLQKPGGPVLAAAGLVATDTRKLQARFSHPYLQVTPQIIYRNGQSRPTDAGDLIGKKIMVLKGSSHAEQLAALKLKMPTLEYEESDAVEVVDLLRMVDEGQIDLTLVDSNELAMNQVYFPNVRVAFDLGDSRDQRWAVALGEDNSLLNEINNFLDKVEKNGTLQRLKDRYYGHVDVLGYMGAYTFAQHLQQRLPHYEKHFRSAGKEEQVDWRLLAAIGYQESLWQPSVTSKTGVRGLMMLTQNTAQAMGVSNRLDAKQSIDGGSKYFAYMKDQLDDKIQEPDRTWLALAAYNVGSGHLDDARKLAENEGLNPNKWLDVKKMLPRLAQKKWFSKTRYGYARGGEPVHFVANIRRYYDILTWVTQPQLEGSQVADGNLHVPGVDKTKPTEENPTL